A single window of Nitrospiria bacterium DNA harbors:
- a CDS encoding tetratricopeptide repeat protein, with translation MPYKIRIPTKKNNTETIKVAHLSERLLDWYEDNQKNIFWTVIVVLVLGVGAGIWWYYDKSAHRKALILQYEASKSLQDAQLYEGDENATREAYQSGITKYKDLIRQFPRTPSSAVARYRMGNSYVAMGEFEQGIQAYREFLNRYGKTHKISPMVIQKLGYVYLERNELNEAEKQFKEVSELEGANSRDQSLFELAGIYEKMGQKEKATSIYKHISDQFSTSPIASEALARLKGLEPEQKPGEQNLKPDANEPSSPSSEEK, from the coding sequence ATGCCTTATAAAATTCGGATACCCACAAAAAAAAATAATACTGAAACGATCAAAGTCGCCCACCTTTCGGAACGTCTTCTAGATTGGTATGAAGACAACCAAAAGAATATCTTCTGGACGGTTATTGTGGTTTTAGTTCTGGGAGTGGGGGCTGGCATTTGGTGGTATTATGATAAAAGTGCCCATCGGAAGGCCTTAATCCTTCAATATGAAGCCTCCAAATCGCTCCAGGATGCCCAGTTATATGAAGGGGACGAGAATGCTACGAGGGAAGCTTACCAATCCGGGATCACTAAATATAAGGACCTCATCCGTCAATTTCCTCGAACGCCCAGTTCGGCGGTAGCCCGTTATAGGATGGGAAACAGTTATGTGGCCATGGGAGAGTTTGAACAGGGAATTCAGGCCTACCGGGAATTTTTAAACAGGTACGGAAAAACCCACAAAATCTCTCCAATGGTTATTCAGAAGCTGGGTTATGTTTACCTTGAAAGGAATGAATTGAATGAGGCTGAAAAGCAATTTAAAGAGGTATCGGAATTGGAGGGGGCCAATAGCCGTGATCAATCCCTTTTTGAATTGGCTGGAATTTACGAAAAAATGGGACAAAAGGAAAAAGCCACTTCAATCTACAAACACATTTCTGATCAATTCTCTACTTCCCCCATTGCCAGTGAAGCCCTGGCCCGCTTAAAGGGTCTTGAACCCGAACAAAAACCTGGGGAGCAGAACTTAAAACCTGACGCCAACGAGCCTTCTTCTCCCTCTTCCGAAGAGAAATAA
- the rfaE1 gene encoding D-glycero-beta-D-manno-heptose-7-phosphate kinase: MGKGLRKFLKEFKKARILVVGDLMLDHFIWGNVTRISPEAPVPVVNVTSETHLLGGAANVYHNILTLGGRVKVCGVTGQDESGKNLLSIIQNQGGSTEGIVQLPGYPTIQKTRIIAHSQQVVRFDHEKSDSFSQSTIDALLLTVERELKQTDCLVLSDYAKGVINPLFMEGLHQLLQQYPIKVVVDPKVSHMFLFRNTTIITPNHLEASQAAGIELKGTEDLIKAGQSLLDRLKCQAVLITRGDRGMSLFEPGGKINHIPTVAKEVYDVTGAGDTVVSVLALSLAAGASFTEAALLSNYAASIVVGTVGTATVKPEQLDQILQQSEEN; encoded by the coding sequence TTGGGAAAAGGGTTAAGAAAATTTCTGAAAGAGTTTAAGAAGGCAAGAATCCTGGTTGTAGGGGATCTCATGCTGGATCATTTTATTTGGGGGAATGTAACCCGAATTTCCCCAGAGGCTCCCGTGCCGGTGGTCAATGTGACATCGGAAACCCATTTGTTAGGAGGGGCCGCCAATGTATACCATAATATATTGACCTTAGGAGGGCGGGTTAAGGTTTGCGGAGTGACGGGACAGGATGAATCCGGAAAAAATCTTCTTTCGATCATTCAAAACCAAGGAGGGAGTACGGAGGGAATCGTTCAATTACCCGGATATCCGACCATCCAAAAGACCCGAATTATTGCCCATAGTCAACAGGTGGTCCGCTTTGACCATGAAAAATCTGATTCTTTTTCCCAATCCACGATTGATGCCCTTTTGCTAACTGTTGAAAGAGAGTTAAAACAAACGGATTGTTTGGTCCTTTCCGATTATGCAAAGGGGGTTATTAATCCTCTTTTTATGGAGGGGCTCCACCAACTGCTTCAGCAATATCCCATCAAGGTGGTTGTGGATCCAAAGGTCAGTCATATGTTCCTATTTCGAAATACCACCATAATTACCCCAAACCATTTGGAGGCCTCCCAGGCAGCGGGGATTGAATTGAAAGGAACCGAGGATTTGATTAAAGCTGGTCAGTCTTTATTGGATAGATTAAAATGCCAGGCAGTGCTCATTACGAGGGGGGATCGGGGAATGAGTTTGTTTGAACCGGGGGGAAAAATAAATCATATACCCACAGTGGCAAAGGAAGTGTATGATGTCACAGGAGCAGGAGATACGGTGGTATCAGTTTTGGCTCTGTCTCTGGCCGCAGGGGCTTCCTTTACGGAAGCCGCATTGCTTTCAAACTATGCTGCGAGCATTGTGGTTGGAACAGTTGGTACCGCAACAGTAAAACCAGAACAATTGGATCAAATCCTTCAACAATCAGAAGAAAATTGA
- the lepB gene encoding signal peptidase I yields the protein MEEAEGRKKSVLREYAEAIIIAIILALLIRTFIVQAFKIPSGSMIPTLLVGDHILVWKIIYGIKIPFTDQYLIEFGDPKKGDIIVFKFPKDEEKDFIKRVIGEPGDTIEVRDKEVFLNGKPLEEPYAIHQESHILPREFQPRDNYGPIEVPPSSYFVMGDNRDHSLDSRFWGFVDHNKIKGRAFIIYFSWNGEDSWIRWDRLFSLVS from the coding sequence GTGGAAGAAGCAGAGGGAAGAAAAAAATCAGTACTAAGGGAATATGCAGAAGCCATCATTATTGCCATCATATTGGCCTTATTGATTCGAACATTCATTGTTCAAGCTTTTAAAATTCCTTCAGGGTCCATGATCCCTACACTCTTGGTGGGAGATCACATATTGGTCTGGAAAATTATTTACGGGATAAAAATTCCTTTTACCGATCAATATTTGATTGAATTTGGGGATCCCAAAAAAGGGGACATAATTGTTTTTAAATTTCCCAAGGATGAAGAAAAGGATTTTATCAAAAGGGTGATCGGGGAACCAGGGGATACCATTGAAGTTAGGGATAAAGAAGTTTTTTTAAATGGGAAACCTTTAGAAGAACCCTATGCCATTCATCAGGAATCCCACATTTTGCCGAGAGAATTTCAACCTCGTGATAATTACGGACCCATTGAGGTTCCTCCCTCTTCTTATTTTGTGATGGGTGACAATCGAGACCATAGTTTGGATAGTCGTTTCTGGGGTTTTGTGGACCACAACAAAATTAAAGGAAGGGCTTTTATCATCTATTTTTCCTGGAACGGGGAAGATAGCTGGATCCGATGGGATCGCCTTTTTAGTCTTGTTTCTTAA
- a CDS encoding multicopper oxidase domain-containing protein, which yields MVVLDRKSLYSFFLILMVFGHFFEDSVRGETLKIHLTALDKTVKVAKGESYKAWTFEGFIPGPVIRVKEGDEIDFIFENKGSIAHSIVLHGVITPPDQNFRSVGPKESVSFTWKAEFPGVFLYHCGTSPTFQHLANGMYGALIVDPTEPRENAREIVLVQSEFYSSPRNVHGMLNGEARFVVFNGYMNKYVETPIEAQPGELIRWYVLNAGPNFFSSFNLVGGMFLKVFENGNPKHIKENVPLWTLPPGGGAIFETRLKEEGVYSFKTHALADSYRGGIGFIRISKEAGPPGALMP from the coding sequence ATGGTTGTTTTGGATCGAAAATCCTTATATTCGTTTTTTTTAATATTAATGGTTTTTGGGCATTTTTTTGAGGATTCGGTTAGGGGAGAAACCCTTAAAATTCATTTGACAGCATTGGATAAAACCGTAAAGGTTGCAAAAGGAGAATCTTATAAAGCCTGGACTTTTGAGGGGTTTATTCCCGGGCCAGTGATCCGGGTCAAAGAGGGGGATGAGATTGATTTTATTTTTGAAAATAAGGGTTCTATCGCCCATTCAATTGTTTTACATGGAGTGATAACGCCTCCCGATCAAAATTTTAGAAGTGTGGGGCCAAAGGAATCGGTTTCCTTTACCTGGAAAGCCGAATTTCCGGGCGTATTTTTATACCATTGTGGAACCTCACCCACATTCCAACACCTTGCCAATGGGATGTATGGTGCTCTGATTGTAGATCCCACAGAGCCCAGGGAAAATGCAAGAGAAATTGTTTTAGTACAAAGTGAATTTTATTCCTCCCCCCGGAATGTTCACGGAATGCTGAATGGCGAAGCCCGGTTTGTCGTTTTTAATGGGTATATGAATAAATATGTAGAAACCCCGATAGAAGCGCAACCCGGGGAGCTTATACGGTGGTATGTTCTAAATGCAGGCCCAAACTTTTTCTCTTCCTTTAATTTGGTGGGGGGGATGTTTTTAAAGGTTTTTGAGAATGGGAACCCCAAACACATAAAAGAAAATGTTCCCCTTTGGACCCTTCCCCCAGGAGGGGGAGCCATTTTTGAAACACGTTTAAAAGAGGAGGGTGTCTATTCTTTCAAAACCCACGCTTTGGCTGATTCATATCGGGGGGGGATAGGTTTTATTCGAATTTCAAAAGAAGCAGGTCCCCCTGGGGCCCTTATGCCCTGA
- a CDS encoding LysM peptidoglycan-binding domain-containing protein, translating into MKNKNERKSLQIIIPISFALLFLISCATTPSTLQHQTADSTYSNQVSEESPFPSQEQASEKFLFNESYPNTEKKSSRDHPLSPLFPIIELPLEEEEEELVLDEPTYDVPIVINESVEAYIGYFQVRIRDRFEEYLNRSGRYLGLMKEIFKNNGLPEDLVFVALIESGFNPYAYSRSRAAGPWQFIKGTGRNYGLRINAWIDERRDPVKSTHAASRYLKDLYDMFGSWPLALASYNAGEGRVKRALIKAKGEDFWDLKSTKFIKKETRDYVPKFMAATIIAKNPEHYGFNIDYHEPLKYDEVTVDRPTDLRLMAKAIGVSYKEMKLLNPELKTTITPPNYKDYKVKLPEGSRETFLENFNKIPEDQRTLAFRHEVQRGQTLWGLARQYGTTISNLQELNTMGRRTRLREGEYLVVPLANKYVDLDSNYEIKSSSKNKQNNRKIYYRVKRGDSLWKISQKYNVSIKTLKNWNKLKSNRIYPGKRLVLVLDRGNL; encoded by the coding sequence ATGAAGAATAAAAATGAAAGAAAAAGCCTCCAAATTATTATCCCCATATCTTTTGCACTCCTTTTTTTAATATCTTGTGCGACTACACCTTCAACACTTCAACACCAAACAGCCGATTCTACTTATTCCAATCAGGTTTCAGAGGAAAGTCCCTTTCCTTCCCAGGAACAAGCCTCAGAAAAATTCCTTTTTAATGAAAGCTACCCAAATACCGAAAAAAAATCCTCCCGAGACCACCCCCTTTCTCCTCTGTTCCCCATCATCGAACTTCCATTAGAAGAAGAGGAAGAGGAACTCGTCCTGGATGAACCAACCTATGATGTTCCCATTGTTATTAATGAGAGCGTGGAGGCTTATATAGGGTATTTTCAGGTCCGAATTCGGGACCGTTTTGAGGAATATTTAAACCGCTCAGGACGTTACCTTGGCCTCATGAAAGAAATTTTTAAAAATAATGGTTTACCTGAAGACCTGGTTTTTGTAGCCTTGATCGAAAGCGGCTTTAACCCTTACGCCTACTCAAGATCCCGGGCTGCTGGCCCATGGCAATTTATCAAGGGGACTGGCCGTAATTATGGCCTTCGGATTAACGCTTGGATTGACGAAAGAAGAGATCCGGTAAAGTCCACCCATGCTGCTTCCCGTTATCTAAAAGATCTGTATGATATGTTTGGTTCTTGGCCGTTGGCGCTGGCCTCTTACAATGCAGGGGAAGGCAGAGTAAAACGGGCATTGATTAAGGCCAAAGGAGAAGATTTTTGGGATCTAAAATCCACGAAATTTATTAAGAAAGAAACGCGAGATTATGTTCCCAAATTCATGGCCGCAACCATCATTGCAAAAAACCCAGAACACTACGGGTTTAATATCGATTACCATGAGCCTTTGAAATACGATGAGGTTACCGTGGATCGGCCCACCGACCTTCGCCTGATGGCCAAAGCCATTGGTGTCAGCTATAAAGAAATGAAACTTTTAAACCCTGAATTAAAAACCACCATTACTCCTCCAAATTATAAGGATTATAAAGTAAAACTTCCTGAAGGATCCCGGGAAACCTTTCTTGAAAACTTCAATAAAATTCCGGAAGATCAAAGAACATTGGCTTTTCGACATGAGGTTCAAAGGGGTCAGACGCTTTGGGGATTGGCCCGTCAATATGGAACCACCATTTCGAACCTTCAAGAGCTCAACACGATGGGAAGGAGAACCCGCCTTCGCGAAGGTGAATATTTAGTCGTTCCCCTTGCAAATAAATATGTGGATCTTGACTCCAACTACGAAATCAAGAGTTCCTCTAAAAACAAACAAAATAACCGGAAGATTTATTACCGTGTAAAACGGGGGGATTCTTTATGGAAGATTTCACAAAAATATAATGTCAGCATTAAGACCTTAAAAAATTGGAATAAACTTAAATCAAACCGAATCTATCCCGGAAAACGACTGGTCCTGGTTTTGGATAGAGGAAACCTGTAA
- a CDS encoding SAM-dependent chlorinase/fluorinase: MKSLKLGLTGPKIQQPVPLITLTTDFGTDGIFVGCMKGVIYGINPKVNIVDITHSIASYDRVEAAFLVKSFSGDFPSSSIHIVVVDPGVGSARKPLLIQTVHGLYLGPDNGVFTPILMEGKPRVREITQKRYFRPAIGATFHGRDLFAPVAAWLSKGVPPQQMGPIYPNPMTISIPKPERIRSNRIKGIVMYIDHFGNLITNITWKNLEQLVGSNVFEKIHVKLSGRDYGVLKKNYSETPEGKVGALMNSFGELEVFCYKGNAQKRLRLKKGSSVEVFRV, encoded by the coding sequence ATGAAATCCTTGAAATTGGGTTTGACAGGTCCTAAAATACAACAACCTGTTCCCCTTATTACCCTCACCACCGACTTTGGAACAGACGGAATTTTTGTGGGGTGTATGAAGGGGGTAATCTATGGAATTAACCCAAAGGTTAATATTGTTGATATAACCCACTCTATTGCTTCCTATGATAGGGTTGAAGCGGCATTTCTAGTTAAATCTTTCTCTGGGGATTTTCCCTCCTCCTCCATTCATATCGTTGTTGTAGACCCGGGAGTAGGAAGCGCCAGGAAACCCTTACTTATTCAGACGGTTCATGGTCTATATCTAGGTCCCGACAATGGGGTTTTTACTCCCATCCTGATGGAGGGGAAGCCGAGGGTCCGGGAAATTACCCAAAAACGGTATTTTCGCCCTGCAATTGGGGCAACCTTTCACGGAAGGGACCTTTTTGCCCCCGTAGCGGCATGGCTTTCAAAAGGTGTCCCCCCCCAGCAAATGGGTCCAATCTACCCAAATCCCATGACCATTTCCATTCCGAAACCAGAAAGGATTCGATCCAATCGTATTAAAGGGATTGTAATGTATATTGATCATTTTGGAAATCTAATCACAAATATAACATGGAAAAATCTGGAACAATTGGTTGGTTCCAATGTTTTTGAAAAAATCCATGTAAAACTCTCTGGAAGAGATTATGGTGTTTTAAAAAAAAACTATTCAGAGACACCGGAAGGTAAAGTAGGGGCTCTAATGAATAGTTTTGGAGAATTGGAGGTATTTTGCTACAAGGGCAATGCCCAAAAACGGTTACGATTGAAAAAGGGGTCTTCGGTTGAGGTATTCAGGGTTTAA
- the kdsB gene encoding 3-deoxy-manno-octulosonate cytidylyltransferase, producing the protein MKVAIVIPARLKSTRLPAKMLVEINGKALISHVYERASKAPKVDRVLVATDSSEIFKHIKKEGGEVYMTSTKHPSGTDRIAEVVEREIRADVIVNVQGDLLMDSPKMIEDALSPFLSPQGNPVMTTLKKSIVSHEELNSPHVVKVVTDAKGRALYFSRSRIPFLRDTASGEEFPPNLYFKHYGLYAYQKDFLLTFVKLPLGKLEISEKLEQLRALENGYPIDVVETQTEGWEIDTQDDLERVRKLWCGKNFKTNVENQ; encoded by the coding sequence TTGAAAGTTGCCATTGTTATTCCGGCACGGCTAAAATCCACCCGTTTACCGGCTAAAATGTTGGTTGAAATAAACGGGAAAGCGTTGATCAGCCATGTTTATGAAAGGGCGAGTAAAGCTCCCAAGGTGGATCGTGTATTGGTGGCAACCGATAGTTCTGAAATTTTTAAACATATTAAAAAAGAAGGGGGGGAGGTCTACATGACTTCCACCAAACATCCGTCCGGAACCGACCGAATTGCTGAAGTGGTGGAAAGGGAAATTCGGGCAGACGTGATTGTTAATGTGCAGGGCGATCTTTTAATGGACAGTCCAAAAATGATTGAAGATGCCCTAAGCCCCTTTTTATCTCCACAGGGAAACCCCGTGATGACCACTCTTAAAAAATCGATTGTGTCCCATGAAGAACTCAATAGTCCTCATGTGGTCAAGGTGGTGACGGATGCGAAAGGGCGAGCCCTCTATTTCTCCAGATCTCGGATTCCCTTTCTTCGGGATACCGCTTCAGGAGAGGAATTCCCCCCCAATCTATATTTTAAACATTATGGCCTCTATGCTTACCAAAAGGATTTTCTTTTAACTTTTGTTAAACTACCACTTGGGAAACTGGAAATTTCAGAAAAATTGGAACAACTCCGAGCGTTAGAAAATGGTTATCCGATTGATGTGGTAGAGACCCAAACCGAAGGTTGGGAAATTGATACCCAAGATGATTTAGAACGGGTCCGGAAACTTTGGTGTGGAAAAAATTTTAAAACCAATGTGGAAAATCAATGA
- a CDS encoding ABC-ATPase domain-containing protein produces the protein MKLPTDLKFILEQIDGKGYKAFKKIKGDYQFTRYSLIIDHVQADPFAAPSRIRIIVSQRVAGFPLTLFRNASRQTALEDYIGRQFSKSIHLPPTQTRETFGGHTIAIESGGQEILKRSAVNISIDRLEVRFFVRLPASGRKILGDEAIRIFLEEIPRMAYASLFYESLNQVECLDHVETGDDSDALRNQLLPNGLVAFVAKGSLLPRRSGIDDRPLDVSRNIIFFNSPPEKEIELIRPNKGPIKGMGIPKGITLIVGGGFHGKSTLLRALERGVYNHIPGDGRENIVSVEDAIKIRAEEGRSIIKVNLSPFINRLPFGQPSESFSTENASGSTSQAANIMESLEIGTSLLLMDEDTCATNFMVRDEWMQSLVPKEKEPITPFLDKVRLLFRDHGVSTILISGGSGDYFSVADQVIMMDHYSPKDVTKKSKEIVKQRSHPRKPEGGEIFGVFQPRVPLLESLLGRDVKEKGKIKVMGLKTLRIGNRILDLTHLEQLVETGQTKAIADMIFYFIRHFGNEDLPIKEGIQRMFDELNTKSFDMLTPFQRGDYALPRKMEFSQALNRIRTLKIRNTPYFRA, from the coding sequence TTGAAGCTGCCAACGGACTTGAAATTCATTTTAGAACAAATTGATGGAAAAGGATATAAAGCCTTTAAAAAAATTAAAGGAGATTATCAATTTACACGGTATTCCCTGATCATTGACCATGTACAGGCGGATCCATTCGCCGCACCTTCAAGAATCCGCATCATAGTCTCTCAAAGGGTTGCAGGTTTTCCCCTAACTCTTTTTAGAAATGCTTCAAGACAAACCGCTTTGGAAGATTATATTGGCAGGCAATTTTCAAAATCAATTCACCTTCCTCCTACACAGACCCGTGAGACCTTTGGGGGTCACACCATTGCCATTGAATCAGGGGGTCAGGAAATATTAAAGAGATCAGCCGTAAACATTTCTATAGATCGTTTAGAGGTACGGTTTTTTGTTAGGCTTCCAGCCTCAGGTCGAAAAATTCTTGGGGATGAAGCCATTAGAATTTTTTTGGAGGAAATTCCCCGAATGGCTTATGCCTCTCTTTTTTATGAAAGCCTCAATCAAGTCGAATGTTTGGACCATGTTGAAACGGGGGATGATTCCGATGCCTTACGCAACCAGTTATTACCCAATGGCCTGGTTGCCTTTGTGGCAAAAGGATCCCTTTTACCGAGAAGGTCTGGTATTGATGATCGTCCTTTGGATGTTAGCCGAAATATTATTTTCTTCAACTCGCCCCCCGAGAAGGAAATTGAATTAATTCGTCCAAATAAAGGACCTATAAAAGGAATGGGAATTCCCAAAGGCATTACTTTAATCGTGGGAGGAGGTTTTCATGGAAAATCTACCCTCCTGAGGGCCCTTGAAAGAGGTGTTTATAACCATATTCCAGGAGATGGTCGGGAAAATATTGTATCCGTCGAAGATGCCATAAAAATCCGAGCAGAAGAAGGAAGATCTATTATTAAGGTAAACCTTTCTCCATTTATCAACCGCCTCCCCTTCGGTCAGCCTTCCGAGTCATTCTCAACCGAAAATGCCAGTGGCAGTACCTCTCAGGCAGCCAATATTATGGAAAGCCTCGAAATCGGTACTTCGCTCCTTCTTATGGATGAAGATACCTGTGCCACCAATTTTATGGTTCGGGATGAATGGATGCAGTCGTTGGTTCCCAAAGAAAAAGAGCCCATCACACCATTTTTGGACAAAGTCCGTCTCCTTTTCCGTGACCATGGGGTCTCAACCATTCTTATTTCTGGAGGATCGGGAGATTATTTTTCCGTGGCAGATCAGGTTATCATGATGGACCATTACAGCCCAAAAGACGTAACAAAAAAGTCTAAGGAAATTGTCAAACAACGTTCCCATCCACGAAAGCCTGAAGGAGGGGAAATTTTTGGTGTATTTCAACCCCGGGTTCCCCTATTGGAAAGCCTATTGGGAAGAGACGTAAAAGAAAAAGGTAAAATTAAAGTGATGGGATTGAAAACCCTTCGGATTGGAAACCGCATTCTCGATTTAACCCACTTGGAACAATTGGTTGAAACAGGACAAACCAAGGCAATCGCCGATATGATTTTTTATTTTATAAGACATTTTGGAAATGAAGATTTACCTATTAAGGAGGGAATTCAAAGAATGTTTGATGAGTTGAACACCAAAAGCTTTGATATGTTAACTCCCTTTCAGCGGGGAGACTATGCCCTTCCCCGAAAAATGGAATTCTCCCAGGCGCTTAATCGAATCAGGACCTTAAAGATAAGAAATACTCCTTATTTCAGGGCATAA
- the lepA gene encoding translation elongation factor 4, giving the protein MPKLGFRNFSIIAHIDHGKSTLADRLLEFTGALETREKREQVLDDMDLERERGITIKAHAVRLRYTDLKGEKFIFNLIDTPGHVDFTYEVSRSLAACEGALLIVDATQGVEAQTIANTYLAIENNLTIIPVINKIDLPSADVDRVKHQIQEILGLDVEEILLVSAKEGKGIREILEAIVTRIPPPSTQADQPLKALIFDSWFDNYQGTVVLVRILDGEIFPGQKIRLMSVKRDYEVISVGVFTPKRETVLRLSAGEVGYIIAGIKRVEDTKIGDTITDALNPTTHPFPGYKEIKPMVFCGVFTIESGQFNELREALEKLRLNDSSFTYEPETSLALGFGFRCGFLGLLHKEIIQERLEREYHLSLISTAPTVVYRVTNQKNEVIEVDNPSKLPEPQSILRMEEPFILATLITPEQFLGPLLKICQNRRGIQRDLKYLDQERVMVVYELPLNEVILDFFDRLKSLSKGYASLDYEWLGYREGKLVKVDILLNGETLDSLSFIVDKEKAYHRARQMVEKMREVIPRQLFEVVIQASIGSRIIARENVKALKKNVTAKCYGGDITRKRKLWEKQKEGKKRMKQVGRVEIPQEAFLAVLKVKD; this is encoded by the coding sequence TTGCCAAAACTGGGGTTTCGGAATTTTTCCATCATTGCACATATCGACCATGGGAAATCCACTCTGGCGGATAGACTCCTTGAGTTTACTGGGGCCCTTGAAACCAGGGAAAAACGGGAACAGGTTTTGGATGATATGGACCTGGAAAGAGAAAGAGGGATTACCATTAAAGCCCATGCAGTTCGTCTACGGTATACGGACCTTAAAGGGGAAAAATTTATTTTTAATTTAATTGATACTCCGGGCCACGTGGATTTCACCTATGAAGTTTCCCGAAGCCTTGCCGCCTGTGAAGGAGCCCTTTTGATAGTGGATGCAACCCAAGGAGTAGAAGCCCAAACCATTGCAAATACCTATTTGGCCATTGAAAATAACCTTACTATCATTCCGGTTATTAATAAAATTGATTTGCCCAGTGCCGATGTAGACCGGGTCAAACATCAAATTCAGGAAATTTTAGGTTTGGATGTTGAGGAGATCCTCTTGGTCAGTGCCAAAGAAGGTAAAGGAATTCGGGAAATTCTTGAAGCCATTGTAACTCGAATTCCTCCTCCGTCTACCCAAGCGGATCAGCCCTTAAAAGCCCTCATTTTTGATTCATGGTTTGATAATTACCAAGGAACGGTGGTTTTGGTCAGAATACTGGATGGAGAGATTTTTCCAGGACAAAAAATTCGCTTAATGTCCGTAAAAAGAGATTATGAGGTAATTTCGGTAGGCGTCTTTACACCCAAGAGGGAAACCGTTTTAAGATTATCTGCCGGGGAGGTAGGGTATATTATTGCGGGAATCAAACGGGTGGAGGATACGAAAATTGGAGATACCATTACCGATGCCCTTAACCCGACCACCCACCCCTTTCCCGGATATAAAGAAATTAAACCCATGGTTTTTTGTGGTGTTTTTACCATAGAAAGTGGGCAGTTCAACGAGCTCCGGGAAGCTCTGGAGAAACTACGACTCAATGATTCCTCATTTACCTATGAGCCTGAAACTTCTTTGGCCTTGGGTTTTGGGTTTCGATGCGGATTTTTGGGCCTTCTTCACAAGGAGATTATTCAGGAAAGGTTGGAACGCGAATATCACCTCTCTTTGATCAGTACCGCCCCAACGGTGGTCTATCGAGTCACCAATCAGAAAAATGAAGTGATTGAAGTGGATAATCCTTCAAAATTACCAGAGCCGCAATCCATTTTAAGGATGGAAGAGCCTTTTATACTGGCAACGTTAATCACCCCGGAACAATTCCTTGGCCCTCTCTTGAAAATTTGCCAGAACAGAAGAGGGATTCAACGAGACCTAAAATACCTGGATCAGGAAAGGGTCATGGTGGTTTATGAACTTCCCTTAAATGAGGTCATTTTAGATTTTTTTGATCGGTTGAAATCCCTGAGCAAAGGTTATGCCTCTTTGGATTACGAATGGCTCGGTTACCGGGAGGGGAAATTGGTAAAGGTTGATATATTATTGAATGGAGAAACATTGGATTCTTTATCCTTTATTGTGGATAAAGAAAAGGCCTATCACCGGGCCCGTCAAATGGTTGAAAAAATGAGGGAAGTCATTCCCAGACAGTTGTTTGAGGTAGTGATTCAAGCCTCCATAGGGAGCCGAATCATTGCACGAGAAAATGTGAAAGCTCTCAAGAAAAATGTAACCGCTAAATGCTATGGTGGAGACATTACCCGAAAAAGAAAATTGTGGGAAAAACAAAAAGAAGGAAAAAAAAGGATGAAACAAGTGGGTCGGGTGGAAATTCCGCAGGAGGCATTTCTGGCGGTTTTAAAAGTAAAGGATTAA
- the greA gene encoding transcription elongation factor GreA yields the protein MKIPITKNGYEQLLKDLERLKRVERPKVIEAIAEARAHGDLSENAEYAAAKERQSFVEGKIQNLENKISEAQIIDTKNLSNEKVVFGTTVVLKNTETDEKKRFTLVGQEEADIKKGEISVQSPVGKALIGHKVGDWVTIVTPSKTVEYEILEIGFDRS from the coding sequence GTGAAAATCCCAATTACCAAAAATGGGTATGAACAGTTATTAAAAGATTTGGAAAGACTTAAACGGGTGGAACGTCCAAAAGTCATCGAGGCCATTGCAGAGGCTAGGGCCCATGGCGACCTTTCTGAAAATGCAGAATATGCGGCGGCCAAGGAACGACAATCATTCGTTGAAGGAAAAATTCAAAATCTTGAGAATAAAATATCGGAGGCTCAAATCATTGACACAAAAAATCTCTCAAATGAAAAAGTGGTTTTTGGTACCACCGTTGTTCTCAAGAATACCGAAACCGATGAAAAAAAGCGTTTTACTTTGGTAGGCCAAGAGGAGGCTGATATCAAAAAAGGGGAAATTTCAGTCCAATCTCCCGTTGGAAAAGCCCTGATAGGACACAAGGTGGGAGATTGGGTAACCATTGTTACCCCCTCTAAAACCGTGGAATATGAAATCCTTGAAATTGGGTTTGACAGGTCCTAA